In Estrella lausannensis, one DNA window encodes the following:
- a CDS encoding branched-chain amino acid transport system II carrier protein yields MDKLNGALKSTILTTGLAMFSMFFGAGNIVFPLALGQFSKDMNPFAIMGLIISAVIVPFTGLISMILFKGDYKEFFARIGKWPGFLLSMVIMGLIGPFGAIPRCVTLSYSSIAMFLPENAIELPLFSALSCLIILFFTVKPSKILDILGFFLTPFLLISLGIIILVGFYQAGSLPESGLEPAEVFKMGFKEGYQTMDLLGAFFFSSVIILGLKADYNPKTSEDVKNLISMAIKASMIGAALLTLVYVGFSFLAAYMSLSLDGVPKDRILGAISLNVLGPYAGVVTSVAVALACLTTAIALANVFAHFLHVDILQHRLGYVPSLLITLAATYFISTLQFTGIVKFLAPPLAACYPALIGLSLLNIFYKLYDFKPVKVFVLIIFLATLLAEYGYLIF; encoded by the coding sequence TTGGATAAATTGAACGGAGCGCTTAAATCAACTATCCTGACTACCGGTCTGGCGATGTTCTCCATGTTTTTCGGAGCCGGCAACATCGTTTTTCCCCTAGCCCTCGGCCAGTTCTCTAAGGACATGAATCCCTTCGCCATCATGGGGCTGATCATCAGCGCTGTCATCGTTCCCTTCACCGGCCTCATCAGCATGATCCTTTTCAAGGGGGACTATAAAGAGTTTTTCGCGCGCATAGGAAAGTGGCCCGGGTTTCTTCTATCGATGGTGATCATGGGGCTCATCGGACCTTTTGGCGCCATCCCCCGCTGCGTCACCCTCTCCTACTCTTCCATCGCGATGTTTTTACCTGAGAATGCCATCGAGTTACCTCTTTTCTCAGCCCTCTCTTGCCTGATCATCTTGTTTTTTACCGTTAAGCCGTCGAAAATCTTAGACATTCTCGGCTTTTTCCTGACCCCCTTTCTCCTGATCTCCCTAGGTATTATCATCCTCGTCGGATTCTATCAGGCAGGATCCCTGCCTGAGAGCGGACTTGAACCGGCCGAAGTATTCAAAATGGGCTTCAAGGAGGGATACCAGACGATGGATCTTCTGGGCGCCTTCTTCTTTTCCTCGGTCATTATCCTGGGGCTAAAAGCAGATTATAACCCGAAGACTTCGGAAGATGTAAAAAATCTGATCTCGATGGCAATCAAAGCCAGTATGATCGGAGCCGCCCTTCTAACTTTAGTTTACGTCGGATTCAGCTTCCTTGCAGCCTATATGTCCTTGTCCTTGGATGGAGTTCCCAAAGACCGTATTCTCGGTGCAATTTCCCTCAATGTCCTGGGCCCCTATGCAGGAGTTGTCACCTCGGTGGCGGTCGCCCTAGCCTGCCTGACAACAGCGATTGCGCTAGCCAACGTTTTCGCCCATTTTCTCCACGTGGACATTCTGCAGCATCGCCTGGGATACGTCCCTTCTCTTTTGATCACTTTAGCCGCCACCTATTTCATCTCCACGCTGCAGTTTACCGGCATTGTCAAATTCTTAGCGCCGCCGCTTGCCGCCTGTTACCCGGCTCTGATTGGTTTGAGCCTTCTGAATATTTTCTATAAGTTATACGATTTTAAGCCGGTGAAAGTGTTCGTGCTGATCATCTTTTTGGCAACCCTTCTGGCTGAGTACGGGTATCTCATTTTTTGA
- the mraY gene encoding phospho-N-acetylmuramoyl-pentapeptide-transferase, translating into MFLILIRQLESFFDFHMPHVFEYYSTRIILSAITALILSIFLGPSFINKLYQLKIGQPIRKEDCPLLGDLHHKKQDTPTMGGLLILASMLFSMFLWMDLKHPFTFILFLATVTFGFLGAYDDFLKLKWKNPKGLSAKKKMGIQLLFSVLVAIYLLVPGVSESVKLGSWFDPPVIKEQVAFKSYKSAEVPPENVARTLSLNEYASRLYIPFFKEPLANFQGVAVLLPALLMVFVITGASNAVNLTDGLDGLASGCLIMVAMCLALIAFVSNHIDLAGYLNILYIEGSGEIAIYMAGLIGACLGFLWYNSHPAQVFMGDTGSLALGGILGVVAVLLKREMLLGLIGGIFVAEALSVILQVTSFKLRNKKRIFLCAPLHHHFEYKGWPETKVVIRFWIIAFLLAIVGLASLKFQ; encoded by the coding sequence ATGTTCCTGATACTCATAAGACAACTCGAGTCCTTCTTTGATTTTCACATGCCTCATGTTTTTGAGTACTATTCCACACGCATTATTCTCTCTGCGATCACTGCACTGATTCTCTCTATCTTTCTGGGGCCTTCGTTTATCAATAAGCTCTATCAGCTGAAGATAGGACAACCCATCAGGAAGGAAGATTGCCCTCTCCTTGGGGATTTGCACCACAAAAAACAAGATACTCCCACCATGGGGGGACTTTTGATCTTGGCATCCATGCTCTTTTCCATGTTTCTCTGGATGGATTTGAAGCATCCTTTTACTTTCATTCTCTTTTTGGCCACTGTGACTTTCGGGTTTCTGGGGGCGTATGACGATTTCCTGAAACTCAAGTGGAAAAACCCTAAAGGGCTGTCCGCTAAAAAAAAGATGGGAATCCAGCTTCTTTTTTCAGTCCTAGTCGCCATCTATCTTTTGGTGCCGGGTGTTTCTGAAAGTGTCAAATTGGGCTCTTGGTTCGATCCTCCCGTCATCAAGGAGCAGGTTGCCTTCAAAAGCTACAAAAGCGCGGAGGTACCCCCTGAAAATGTGGCGCGCACGCTTTCCCTTAACGAGTATGCCAGCAGGCTTTATATTCCCTTCTTCAAAGAGCCGCTGGCCAATTTCCAGGGAGTGGCCGTTTTGCTTCCCGCCCTGCTGATGGTCTTTGTGATTACAGGGGCGTCGAACGCCGTCAACTTAACAGACGGACTGGATGGATTGGCATCGGGGTGTTTGATTATGGTCGCGATGTGTCTTGCGCTCATTGCCTTTGTCTCCAATCACATTGATTTGGCCGGCTATCTGAACATCCTTTATATCGAGGGGAGTGGAGAGATTGCGATCTACATGGCAGGGCTGATCGGAGCTTGTCTTGGCTTTCTTTGGTACAACAGCCATCCTGCCCAAGTTTTTATGGGTGATACAGGATCGCTGGCATTGGGTGGTATCTTAGGGGTCGTCGCAGTGCTTTTAAAAAGAGAGATGCTCCTTGGCTTAATCGGAGGGATTTTTGTTGCCGAAGCGCTGTCGGTCATCTTGCAGGTAACGAGCTTTAAGCTGCGCAACAAGAAGCGGATTTTTCTCTGCGCACCCCTGCACCACCATTTCGAATACAAGGGGTGGCCAGAAACTAAAGTTGTCATCCGATTTTGGATCATCGCTTTCCTGCTGGCCATTGTCGGCCTCGCTTCGCTTAAATTTCAGTAG
- the murD gene encoding UDP-N-acetylmuramoyl-L-alanine--D-glutamate ligase translates to MERFKTKRVLIAGLGKSGKSACRWLLNKGASLFCFDDQQMNKEHDPEAKELIGKGLKMVSIKSALEDSFDMMVVSPGFPRTHAVYEKFIRESKPVIGEMELAFCQLDKKAVGVTGTNGKTTVVSKIAHCLKDNGIKGEALGNIGTPLLQAVERQGEIDVFVVEISSYQLETLTTARLSSGCILNITPDHLDRYSSMEEYALTKGLMGRVVVPEGRLYVEEKTLKSWGKWIDHPGTMAFGFSPECDVALVNGTIRRFGVTEIRLPDEFGRAAPHDLENMLASYALLRDLDLSAEDILRSFKAFKKPPHRIEFIREVQGVSFFDDSKGTNVDAVLKAVSSMEGRVLLIAGGVDKGASYTLWIPHFQGKVVKIIAIGEAREKIKNELSTMFPVELCSSLQEAVDTAFRSAKKGDSVLLSPGCSSFDMFRDYKHRGDEFKKIVLTL, encoded by the coding sequence ATGGAGCGGTTTAAAACGAAAAGAGTATTGATAGCAGGTCTCGGAAAAAGCGGAAAATCGGCTTGTCGCTGGCTCTTAAACAAGGGCGCCTCTCTTTTCTGCTTCGATGATCAGCAAATGAATAAAGAGCATGATCCCGAGGCAAAGGAGCTTATCGGAAAGGGCTTGAAAATGGTCTCCATCAAATCCGCTCTTGAAGACTCTTTTGACATGATGGTGGTCTCTCCCGGTTTCCCAAGGACGCATGCAGTCTATGAGAAGTTTATCCGTGAAAGCAAACCGGTGATCGGCGAGATGGAGCTTGCATTTTGTCAACTAGACAAGAAAGCGGTGGGCGTCACCGGAACCAACGGGAAGACGACAGTCGTCTCAAAAATTGCTCATTGCCTCAAGGATAACGGAATTAAAGGGGAAGCGCTTGGGAATATCGGAACGCCCCTTCTTCAGGCAGTTGAAAGACAGGGCGAAATCGATGTTTTTGTTGTCGAGATCAGCTCGTATCAGCTAGAAACTTTGACGACCGCAAGACTGTCCTCGGGATGTATTCTCAATATCACTCCTGACCACCTCGACCGATACAGTTCGATGGAGGAGTACGCACTGACAAAAGGACTGATGGGGAGAGTGGTTGTTCCTGAAGGCCGCCTCTATGTGGAGGAGAAAACCTTGAAATCATGGGGCAAGTGGATCGACCATCCGGGCACCATGGCTTTTGGGTTCAGCCCCGAGTGCGATGTAGCTTTGGTGAACGGAACTATCAGGCGCTTTGGAGTGACCGAAATTCGGCTGCCTGATGAATTTGGCAGAGCGGCCCCCCACGATCTTGAAAATATGCTTGCATCCTACGCCCTTTTAAGGGATCTGGATCTTTCTGCTGAAGACATACTCCGCTCTTTCAAAGCTTTCAAAAAACCGCCTCACCGGATCGAGTTCATCAGAGAGGTGCAAGGGGTTTCATTTTTTGACGACAGTAAAGGAACTAATGTTGATGCGGTTCTTAAAGCCGTCTCTTCGATGGAAGGTCGCGTCCTTCTGATAGCAGGAGGGGTGGACAAAGGGGCGTCCTATACCCTTTGGATACCCCACTTTCAGGGGAAAGTTGTCAAAATCATTGCAATCGGAGAGGCCAGGGAGAAAATTAAGAATGAGCTTTCCACTATGTTTCCTGTGGAACTCTGTTCATCCTTGCAAGAGGCTGTGGATACAGCCTTTCGTTCAGCTAAGAAGGGCGACTCCGTGTTGCTCTCTCCCGGCTGCTCCAGTTTTGACATGTTCCGCGATTATAAGCATCGGGGAGATGAGTTTAAAAAGATCGTATTGACTCTTTAA
- a CDS encoding muramidase family protein has product MSRRDIIIIAVLTNIGLLAVLFMMAINTEDETRDTPLVEEVHVVQPEAGMEIKAGDKDKVVLAQHNEADEVDTLLKDFAESNSIESEKIKDSLLVEPEFLNKGVEDEVMSDKPAPTKTQGNEQYIEVTVKKGDVLSKIAKANGTTVQKIKKLNNLTSDQLKVGQTLKIPHEGKSSSLPVRQDTKSSDLVAGGTSDYYVIQTGDNPWKIAKKFNISVGDFLKMNNMDEKKAKNLKVGQRVRVK; this is encoded by the coding sequence ATGAGCCGAAGAGATATCATCATCATAGCAGTGTTAACCAATATCGGATTGCTTGCCGTTCTGTTCATGATGGCGATCAATACTGAGGACGAAACCAGGGACACCCCTCTTGTCGAAGAGGTGCATGTCGTCCAGCCTGAAGCCGGTATGGAAATTAAGGCAGGCGACAAAGATAAAGTGGTTCTGGCACAGCACAACGAGGCAGATGAAGTAGACACGCTGCTTAAGGATTTTGCTGAATCGAATTCGATCGAGTCTGAAAAAATCAAAGACAGCCTCTTGGTGGAGCCAGAGTTTCTCAATAAAGGTGTTGAGGATGAGGTAATGAGCGATAAGCCAGCGCCAACAAAAACGCAAGGCAACGAGCAGTATATTGAGGTCACTGTCAAAAAAGGTGATGTCTTAAGCAAAATTGCCAAAGCGAATGGCACTACCGTTCAAAAGATAAAAAAGTTGAATAACTTAACATCGGATCAGTTGAAGGTAGGCCAGACGCTGAAGATTCCGCATGAGGGCAAGTCCTCGAGCCTGCCTGTCAGGCAGGATACAAAATCGAGTGATTTGGTTGCAGGCGGCACCAGCGACTACTATGTCATCCAAACCGGGGACAACCCTTGGAAAATCGCGAAGAAATTCAATATCAGCGTCGGCGATTTTTTGAAGATGAACAATATGGATGAAAAGAAAGCGAAAAACCTTAAGGTTGGACAGAGGGTTCGCGTAAAATAA
- a CDS encoding FtsW/RodA/SpoVE family cell cycle protein: MNQRTFLLFLIVFVIFLIGLVVIFSTTSAEVLDQDLSISTHHALVKQMIYFAAGCVASGLVFMTGYQGFVRKSPWILGLLVIFLVLVLIPGIGKEVNGAKRWIALMGFQFQPSEFVKIATPAFFIWAAAKRGFADITFKQFLLILSLAMIPIVLIAIEPNNGTAFVVFLSLIVLFFLMRIKAKYWALPLMVIVLAGGAFASQLPYVKGRIRVYMNPEADLLGKGHQPYQAKIATGSGKIIGKGPGKSLQKLSYLPEAQNDYIAAIFGEEFGFVGISVLILLYSTLIYLGFSIAALAADKTGFLLGGVLTFLIGFQAFLNLGVVSGLLPSTGLNLPLFSQGGTSLIANLTEIGLLASISSNFSVKDRV, encoded by the coding sequence ATGAATCAGCGCACCTTTCTTCTATTTCTGATCGTTTTTGTGATCTTTCTGATCGGGCTTGTCGTGATCTTCAGCACAACGAGCGCTGAGGTGCTCGATCAGGACTTATCCATCAGCACACATCACGCCCTAGTTAAACAAATGATTTACTTTGCGGCCGGCTGTGTGGCCTCCGGCTTGGTCTTCATGACCGGATATCAGGGATTTGTCCGCAAGAGCCCCTGGATCTTGGGCCTGCTCGTCATTTTTTTGGTGCTCGTTCTTATTCCCGGAATAGGAAAAGAGGTGAACGGCGCCAAGCGCTGGATCGCCTTGATGGGTTTTCAGTTTCAACCGTCAGAATTCGTTAAGATTGCCACTCCTGCGTTTTTTATCTGGGCTGCCGCCAAGCGAGGCTTTGCCGATATCACCTTTAAGCAGTTTTTGCTCATACTCTCTCTTGCCATGATACCGATCGTGTTAATCGCAATTGAGCCAAACAACGGCACTGCCTTCGTCGTCTTTCTCTCGCTCATCGTCCTTTTTTTTCTGATGCGCATTAAAGCCAAGTATTGGGCGTTGCCTCTGATGGTGATCGTGCTGGCGGGAGGAGCCTTTGCATCCCAGCTTCCCTATGTCAAGGGGCGTATCCGCGTTTATATGAATCCTGAAGCGGACTTGCTCGGCAAAGGGCATCAGCCGTATCAGGCAAAAATCGCCACCGGTTCCGGCAAGATAATCGGAAAGGGTCCGGGCAAGAGCCTGCAAAAACTTAGCTATCTCCCGGAAGCGCAGAACGACTATATCGCCGCCATTTTCGGTGAAGAGTTTGGATTTGTTGGCATCAGCGTGTTGATTTTGCTCTACAGCACACTCATCTATCTCGGCTTTTCAATCGCTGCCCTCGCGGCCGATAAGACAGGCTTTTTACTCGGGGGGGTGCTTACTTTCCTGATCGGTTTTCAGGCATTTTTAAATCTAGGCGTTGTGTCGGGACTCCTTCCCTCAACCGGTTTGAACCTGCCCTTGTTCAGTCAAGGGGGTACTTCTTTGATAGCGAATTTGACGGAAATTGGGCTCCTGGCCAGTATATCTAGTAATTTTTCAGTTAAGGACAGAGTATGA
- a CDS encoding methionyl aminopeptidase has product MTGRNDPCWCGSGKKWKKCHYPSLSPLEKTKPSGLSDLYRKQHILIKTEEEIAKIRQAGHLAARILDETCKIAKAGVTTKELDDFAVKLHKEAGATPAPLGYGDPPFPKSICTSLNEVICHGIPGNEKLKDGDILNIDVTCILDGYYGDCSKMVIIGETTPEKKLVSFVSYHCLMRAVEAVKPGLPLNKIGDIIEDFAAKHGCSVVNQFVGHGVGIEFHEGPQVCHHRNKNTTPLVPGMIFTIEPMINAGKKGAVIDIRDGWTARTVDGKPSAQWEHMILVTETGCEILTPWHLDYKSEAERFI; this is encoded by the coding sequence ATGACTGGAAGAAACGACCCATGCTGGTGCGGAAGCGGAAAAAAATGGAAGAAATGCCACTACCCCTCTCTTTCACCTCTAGAGAAAACAAAGCCCTCCGGATTATCCGACCTCTATCGGAAGCAGCATATCCTGATCAAGACAGAAGAGGAGATCGCCAAAATCAGACAGGCAGGGCATCTCGCAGCCCGCATTCTGGACGAAACCTGCAAGATCGCCAAAGCCGGCGTGACGACAAAAGAGCTCGACGACTTTGCCGTGAAGCTGCACAAAGAAGCAGGGGCAACCCCCGCTCCGTTGGGGTATGGGGACCCTCCCTTCCCCAAAAGCATCTGCACCTCGCTGAATGAAGTGATCTGTCACGGCATCCCCGGGAACGAAAAACTGAAGGACGGCGACATCCTCAATATCGACGTCACATGTATTTTAGACGGATATTACGGCGATTGCAGCAAAATGGTCATCATCGGCGAAACGACTCCAGAAAAAAAATTGGTCTCGTTTGTATCCTATCATTGCCTGATGCGCGCTGTCGAGGCCGTCAAGCCCGGACTGCCCCTCAATAAAATCGGAGACATCATCGAAGATTTCGCAGCGAAGCACGGATGCTCTGTCGTCAACCAGTTCGTGGGGCACGGTGTAGGCATCGAATTCCATGAAGGACCCCAGGTTTGCCACCACAGAAACAAGAACACAACCCCCCTCGTTCCAGGAATGATCTTCACCATCGAACCGATGATCAATGCCGGAAAGAAAGGAGCTGTGATCGACATCCGCGATGGCTGGACTGCAAGGACTGTAGATGGGAAGCCGAGCGCTCAGTGGGAGCATATGATTCTTGTCACCGAAACCGGCTGCGAAATTCTGACTCCGTGGCATCTCGACTACAAATCCGAAGCGGAGCGCTTCATCTAA
- a CDS encoding MetQ/NlpA family ABC transporter substrate-binding protein, whose amino-acid sequence MNKRRLAFAVNLLLLLSGCSSPENGFKVAATPQPHAQMLDFVKPELKAQGIDLIIVITDDYNLPNRALANNEVAANFFQHLPFMEEQVKQFQYPIVSLAKIELEPMGIYSKKIRSLSELKDNAIVAVPNDPTNEARALNLLHEQGIIQLDNPANLQATILNITHNPKHIKFIEVDAAMLPRSLEDVDAAAINTNYALEAKLSPLEDALALESKDSPFANIIAIRAGDENRPEIKALKAAMTSEKMREFILNKYKGAIIPAF is encoded by the coding sequence ATGAATAAACGCCGCTTGGCATTTGCCGTAAACCTGCTGCTCCTGCTTTCAGGCTGCTCCAGCCCTGAAAATGGCTTTAAGGTAGCTGCAACACCTCAGCCGCATGCGCAAATGCTCGACTTCGTAAAACCCGAACTTAAGGCGCAAGGGATCGATCTGATCATTGTCATCACCGACGACTACAACTTACCCAACCGTGCGCTTGCAAACAATGAAGTGGCTGCCAATTTCTTCCAGCACCTCCCTTTCATGGAAGAACAAGTAAAACAATTTCAGTATCCCATAGTGAGCTTGGCCAAAATCGAACTTGAACCGATGGGAATTTATTCTAAAAAAATCCGTTCCTTGTCAGAACTAAAAGACAACGCGATAGTCGCCGTTCCTAATGACCCCACGAATGAGGCGAGAGCTTTAAACCTGCTCCATGAGCAAGGGATTATTCAGCTTGACAATCCAGCCAATCTGCAAGCGACGATTCTAAACATTACCCACAACCCCAAACACATCAAGTTTATTGAAGTGGATGCGGCCATGCTTCCCCGCTCACTGGAAGATGTAGATGCAGCTGCCATCAACACCAATTACGCCTTGGAAGCTAAGCTTTCCCCCCTGGAAGATGCTTTGGCTCTTGAAAGCAAGGACTCCCCTTTCGCCAATATCATCGCCATCCGGGCCGGAGATGAAAACAGGCCGGAAATTAAAGCCTTAAAGGCCGCTATGACGTCCGAAAAAATGCGGGAATTTATTTTAAATAAGTACAAGGGAGCTATAATCCCTGCATTTTAG
- a CDS encoding methionine ABC transporter permease codes for MNPDIDLALQLLPLQLWNTIYMVAVAAFFAVLIGLPVGVILTITDKGHIKEHVGLYKVLETVVNIGRSFPFAILMVALIPFTRWLVGTSLGTTAAIVPLTVAAAPFVARLIEASLKEVDHHILEAAIIMGSNTWQIITKVLLQEALPSILSGITLTIVNLIGYSAMAGLIGGGGLGQVAIQYGYNRFNTFIMVTTVILLILLVQGVQWVGNRVVKSILKKRGKLIYE; via the coding sequence ATGAACCCTGACATTGACCTTGCGCTTCAGCTTCTTCCCCTACAGCTGTGGAATACCATCTACATGGTTGCCGTCGCTGCTTTCTTTGCCGTATTGATAGGGTTGCCTGTCGGCGTCATCTTAACGATAACGGACAAGGGGCACATTAAAGAACACGTCGGCCTCTACAAAGTTTTAGAGACAGTTGTAAATATCGGAAGATCTTTTCCCTTCGCGATCCTGATGGTTGCCTTGATACCCTTCACTAGATGGCTTGTCGGAACGAGTTTGGGAACAACTGCAGCGATTGTACCTTTAACTGTTGCGGCCGCTCCCTTTGTGGCAAGGCTCATTGAGGCCAGCCTCAAAGAAGTGGATCACCACATCCTGGAGGCTGCCATCATCATGGGATCCAACACCTGGCAAATCATCACAAAAGTCCTGCTCCAAGAGGCGCTGCCCTCCATCCTCTCCGGCATCACGCTGACAATCGTCAATCTTATCGGCTATAGCGCCATGGCGGGGCTCATCGGCGGCGGCGGGCTTGGGCAAGTGGCTATCCAATACGGCTACAATCGTTTCAACACCTTCATTATGGTTACCACCGTGATCTTGCTGATCTTGCTTGTACAAGGCGTGCAGTGGGTTGGAAACAGAGTGGTCAAGTCAATCCTGAAAAAACGAGGAAAACTTATCTATGAATAA
- a CDS encoding methionine ABC transporter ATP-binding protein, which produces MNEGKPAAPKPIIEVSLISKTYTHKDKITHALRDVSLFVAKQDIYGIIGLSGAGKSTLIRCLAGLITPSTGKILFNGSDIRELKGANLRAFRQKIGMIFQHFNLLSSRTVAGNVTYPLEIAGVSKAEQEKRVDELLRLVGLTSKKDVYPASLSGGEKQRVGIARALANHPEVLFCDEATSALDPRTTQEILDLLKTINKNLGVTVVLITHDMEVIKRACNKVAVIEAGRIVEEGPVSEVFAEPQHPTTKQFIQGSSHEIPEEFYKTTSPNRVLLRLRFKGSAANDPLISQIVKKFHVDANILLGWIDRLQTTTVGTLVIELIGPAEGISGALNYLAENTVHHEVLQQHEP; this is translated from the coding sequence ATGAACGAGGGTAAGCCAGCAGCTCCAAAACCGATAATTGAAGTCTCATTGATTTCAAAAACTTATACGCACAAAGATAAGATCACCCACGCACTGCGTGACGTGTCACTCTTCGTTGCCAAGCAAGACATCTACGGCATCATCGGATTGAGTGGCGCAGGCAAATCCACATTGATTCGTTGCCTGGCCGGACTCATCACCCCTTCTACAGGAAAAATTTTATTTAATGGCAGCGACATCCGTGAGCTAAAGGGCGCTAATCTACGCGCCTTCCGCCAAAAAATCGGGATGATTTTTCAGCACTTCAACCTTCTGAGCTCACGCACGGTTGCCGGAAATGTTACCTATCCCCTCGAGATAGCCGGTGTTTCAAAAGCGGAGCAAGAAAAGCGTGTCGATGAGCTTTTAAGATTAGTTGGGCTCACCTCCAAAAAAGATGTTTATCCCGCATCGCTCAGCGGCGGTGAAAAACAGAGAGTCGGGATCGCACGCGCTCTTGCCAATCATCCGGAAGTGTTGTTCTGCGACGAGGCAACCTCAGCGTTAGATCCAAGAACAACCCAAGAAATTTTAGATCTTCTAAAAACCATCAACAAAAATTTGGGCGTCACGGTCGTCTTGATCACTCACGACATGGAAGTGATCAAAAGAGCCTGCAATAAAGTGGCCGTCATCGAAGCCGGAAGAATTGTAGAAGAAGGCCCCGTCTCCGAAGTATTTGCAGAGCCGCAACATCCCACTACCAAGCAATTTATACAGGGCTCTTCTCATGAAATTCCGGAAGAGTTTTATAAAACAACGTCGCCTAATCGGGTATTGCTGCGACTGAGATTCAAAGGATCAGCTGCGAACGACCCGCTCATTTCCCAGATCGTAAAAAAATTCCATGTCGATGCCAACATTTTGCTCGGCTGGATCGATCGACTGCAAACAACGACTGTAGGTACTTTGGTCATTGAATTGATAGGACCTGCCGAGGGAATTTCCGGTGCCCTGAACTATCTTGCTGAAAACACTGTCCACCATGAGGTATTACAGCAACATGAACCCTGA